One window from the genome of Haloprofundus halobius encodes:
- a CDS encoding nucleotidyltransferase domain-containing protein, with product MTTISADARERIEAALRELETEHEISVVLAVARGSHAWGLDSPESDYDVGVVYAPNDLRTGFHLSAPRDTVERKFGSDIEVSGWNVTKFARLLSQSNDGAIDTLRSPIRYRERFDADALREYVEATYNPVELYYCYRGIAKSNYRKYLSWHLTDSEKQLYPIVERTADEYVVRSRESDGQFSIPRHLVDSGKPVRIPAEHVEPESTSEAAQPPHEFVERAVQSTKTRRTVKRNLAVLVAVMDARFLLATGEAGAHELPHVDFPTFLAEQAPSVFDDDVLALAEELVERKRRWDNGEIGDRIGYETATLPEAIDYETHTRPGPDEATLDEFIDEMLDAAAES from the coding sequence GTGACGACGATTTCGGCGGATGCGCGAGAGCGAATCGAGGCGGCGCTCCGCGAACTCGAAACGGAACACGAGATATCGGTCGTGCTCGCGGTCGCCCGCGGGAGTCACGCGTGGGGCCTCGACTCGCCCGAGAGCGACTACGACGTCGGTGTCGTCTACGCACCGAACGACCTCCGGACAGGCTTTCACCTCTCTGCACCGCGCGACACCGTCGAACGGAAATTCGGCTCCGATATCGAGGTTTCGGGGTGGAACGTCACCAAGTTTGCGAGGCTCCTCTCGCAGTCGAACGACGGAGCCATCGACACGCTCCGGAGTCCGATTCGGTATCGCGAGCGCTTCGACGCCGACGCGCTCCGCGAGTACGTCGAGGCGACCTACAATCCCGTGGAACTCTACTACTGCTACCGGGGCATCGCGAAGTCGAACTACCGAAAGTACCTCTCGTGGCACCTCACCGACAGCGAGAAGCAGTTGTACCCGATCGTGGAACGGACCGCCGACGAGTACGTCGTCCGGAGTCGCGAAAGCGACGGGCAGTTTTCGATTCCACGTCACCTCGTCGACAGCGGAAAGCCGGTGCGCATCCCCGCCGAACACGTCGAACCGGAATCGACGAGCGAAGCAGCGCAGCCACCGCACGAGTTCGTCGAGCGAGCCGTCCAGTCGACGAAGACAAGACGGACGGTGAAGCGAAATCTCGCGGTGCTCGTCGCGGTGATGGACGCCCGGTTTCTCCTCGCGACGGGCGAGGCGGGCGCGCACGAACTGCCGCACGTCGACTTCCCGACGTTCCTCGCCGAGCAAGCGCCGAGCGTCTTCGACGACGACGTGCTCGCGCTGGCCGAGGAGCTGGTCGAGCGAAAGCGTCGCTGGGACAACGGAGAAATCGGCGACCGAATCGGCTACGAGACGGCGACGCTCCCCGAAGCAATCGACTACGAGACGCACACTCGTCCCGGTCCGGACGAGGCGACGTTAGACGAGTTTATCGACGAGATGCTCGACGCTGCGGCGGAGTCGTAG
- a CDS encoding DUF309 domain-containing protein has product MDEHTRDPSVAPPLGDPTGWRADNRWEHATLRRAVEHGIRLFNAGEFHESHDCFEDEWYNYGSGTTESAFLHGMVQVAAGTYKHFDFEDSEAQSASDYPSGQRPRGNDAGMRSLFRTALQYLRGVPDDFYGVDLPEIRETMQAALSDPTALEGFRISLDDHRPTAYEADYEYAERLD; this is encoded by the coding sequence ATGGACGAACACACCCGGGATCCGAGCGTGGCCCCGCCGCTCGGCGACCCGACCGGGTGGCGCGCGGACAACCGGTGGGAACACGCCACGCTCCGCCGCGCCGTCGAACACGGGATTCGACTGTTCAACGCCGGCGAGTTCCACGAGAGCCACGACTGCTTCGAGGACGAGTGGTACAACTACGGTAGCGGCACGACCGAGAGCGCCTTCCTTCACGGGATGGTGCAGGTCGCCGCAGGCACCTACAAACACTTCGACTTCGAGGATAGCGAGGCGCAAAGCGCCTCGGACTATCCGAGCGGTCAGAGACCGCGAGGAAACGACGCCGGGATGCGCTCGCTGTTTCGGACGGCGCTGCAGTATCTCCGCGGCGTCCCCGACGACTTCTACGGCGTCGACCTGCCCGAAATCCGTGAGACGATGCAGGCGGCGCTCTCGGACCCGACGGCGCTGGAGGGCTTTCGCATCAGCCTCGACGACCACCGACCGACCGCGTACGAAGCCGACTACGAGTACGCCGAGCGTCTCGACTGA
- a CDS encoding RNA ligase partner protein yields MADYPLKQRFVLDTSLFLTDEIRREGETMEEALGRLLDTLALAKLRLNISCYMPPSVHDELMGILRSRGIGEETTAQLNTWVIRKHPSRFEVMIPAEVVSRFMREMSSRVDAGLRVAEEAVRDAAEAGIADDAVSDLRRDYRQTLRRGVVDSQEDFDLLILARELDAGVVTEDTGIVDWTEDFGLRYLRGRDFPNLLNAYLDASFDA; encoded by the coding sequence ATGGCCGACTACCCGCTGAAACAGCGGTTCGTCCTCGACACGTCGCTGTTTCTCACCGACGAGATACGCCGGGAGGGCGAGACGATGGAGGAGGCGCTGGGGCGACTGCTCGACACGCTGGCGCTCGCGAAACTCCGACTGAACATCTCCTGTTACATGCCGCCGTCGGTCCACGACGAGCTGATGGGCATCCTCCGGAGTCGGGGTATCGGCGAGGAGACGACGGCGCAACTCAACACGTGGGTCATCCGCAAACACCCCTCCCGATTCGAGGTGATGATTCCGGCCGAGGTCGTCTCACGGTTCATGCGCGAGATGAGTTCGCGCGTCGACGCGGGCCTGCGCGTCGCCGAGGAGGCGGTTCGAGACGCCGCGGAGGCGGGCATCGCCGACGACGCCGTCTCGGACCTCCGCCGCGACTACCGCCAGACGCTGCGCCGCGGCGTCGTCGACTCGCAGGAAGATTTCGACCTCCTGATTCTCGCGCGCGAACTCGACGCGGGTGTCGTCACCGAGGACACCGGCATCGTCGACTGGACGGAGGATTTCGGCCTGCGCTACCTCCGCGGGCGCGACTTCCCGAACCTCCTGAACGCGTACCTCGATGCCAGTTTCGACGCTTGA
- a CDS encoding UPF0179 family protein, whose amino-acid sequence MSTVTLIGTRLADPGREFVYGGESTACEGCPYRKQCLNLSEGTRYRVLDVRENTQTLECAVHDGGVRAVEVEPAPVPANVPSKGAYAGSKARLQGPCPHTECPSHEFCEPDGADFDEEYRIQSIVGDPPHDYCHLNRSLTLVELEPKEK is encoded by the coding sequence ATGTCGACCGTCACGCTCATCGGGACCCGTCTGGCGGACCCCGGCCGGGAGTTCGTCTACGGCGGCGAGTCCACCGCCTGCGAGGGCTGTCCGTACCGAAAGCAGTGTCTGAACCTTTCGGAGGGAACGCGCTACCGCGTCCTCGACGTCCGCGAGAACACCCAGACCCTCGAATGCGCCGTCCACGACGGCGGCGTCCGCGCCGTCGAAGTCGAACCCGCGCCCGTCCCGGCGAACGTCCCCTCGAAGGGCGCGTACGCCGGGAGCAAAGCCCGTCTGCAGGGACCGTGTCCGCACACCGAGTGCCCGAGCCACGAGTTCTGCGAACCCGACGGTGCCGACTTCGACGAGGAGTACCGCATCCAGTCCATCGTCGGCGACCCGCCGCACGACTACTGTCACCTCAATCGGTCGCTGACGCTCGTGGAGTTGGAACCGAAGGAGAAGTGA
- a CDS encoding PrkA family serine protein kinase, whose translation MNGEIETLEDLSQHYQDSVPADLREANTFDWYLRELYDDPRIARNAHQRVADMFDYYGTEYDEDAGVVEYLMASEDPLHDGENIFYGREVHESIHEFVNKVKSGARGLGPEKRIKLLLGPVGSGKSHFDQMVRRYFEDYTMRDEGRMYTFRWTNLCDVIRDQDPADDTVQSPMHQDPIVLLPQEQRGRVIERLNENLDAPYTIRNEQSLDPASEFYMDKLLAEYDDDLQSVLENHVEIIRLVASENKRQCIETFEPKDKKNQDETELTGDVNYSKLAVYGESDPRAFDYSGAFCNANRGLFSGEELLKLQREFLYDFLHASQEQTIKPKNNPRIDIDQVIVGRTNMPEYRDKKGDEKMEAFNDRTKRIDFPYVLEYTQEAEIYRKMLRNADVPHMHIEPHAMEMAGLFGVLTRITEPDGERISLTQKAKAYNGEIDDGDDVDVKKLREEGESKADIAEGMEGVSARFIGDEIAEAIMDSTHRGRDYLSPLSIFTHFEENLENHGSIPEENVERYHRYLEMVRDEYKERAIEDVRHALAYDLDEIQRQGEKYMDHVMAYIDDATVRDELTGREQDPDEKFLRSVEEKLEIPSDRKDDFRQEVSNWVSRRAREGTSFNPQDNDRLRRALERKLWEDKKHNINFSALVSANELDDDERNAWIDALEEQGYSREGAREVLEFAGAEVAKAELET comes from the coding sequence ATGAACGGCGAAATCGAAACCCTCGAAGACCTGAGCCAGCACTACCAGGACTCCGTGCCAGCGGACCTCCGCGAGGCGAACACGTTCGACTGGTATCTGCGCGAACTGTACGACGACCCGCGCATCGCTCGCAACGCCCACCAGCGCGTTGCCGACATGTTCGACTACTACGGCACCGAGTACGACGAAGACGCCGGTGTCGTCGAGTACCTCATGGCCTCGGAAGATCCGCTGCACGACGGCGAGAACATCTTCTACGGCCGTGAGGTCCACGAGTCCATCCACGAGTTCGTCAACAAGGTGAAAAGCGGTGCACGCGGACTCGGCCCCGAGAAGCGCATCAAACTTCTCCTCGGACCCGTCGGCTCCGGCAAGTCGCACTTCGACCAGATGGTCCGACGCTACTTCGAGGACTACACGATGCGCGACGAGGGCCGGATGTACACGTTCCGGTGGACGAATCTCTGCGACGTCATCCGCGACCAGGACCCCGCAGACGACACCGTCCAGTCGCCGATGCACCAGGACCCCATCGTGCTGCTCCCGCAGGAACAGCGCGGCAGAGTCATCGAGCGCCTCAACGAGAACCTCGACGCCCCGTACACCATCCGCAACGAGCAGTCGCTGGACCCCGCCAGCGAGTTTTACATGGACAAACTGCTGGCGGAGTACGACGACGACCTCCAGTCGGTACTGGAAAACCACGTCGAGATAATCCGACTCGTCGCAAGCGAGAACAAACGCCAGTGCATCGAGACGTTCGAGCCCAAGGACAAGAAGAATCAGGACGAGACCGAACTGACCGGCGACGTCAACTACTCGAAACTCGCCGTCTACGGCGAGTCCGATCCCCGCGCGTTCGACTACTCGGGGGCGTTCTGTAACGCGAACCGGGGTCTGTTCTCCGGCGAGGAACTACTGAAACTCCAGCGCGAGTTCCTCTACGACTTCCTGCACGCCAGTCAGGAACAGACGATCAAGCCGAAGAACAACCCCCGAATCGACATCGACCAGGTCATCGTCGGGCGGACGAACATGCCCGAGTACCGCGACAAGAAGGGCGACGAGAAGATGGAGGCGTTCAACGACCGGACGAAACGCATCGACTTCCCGTACGTCCTCGAGTACACCCAGGAGGCCGAAATATACCGGAAGATGCTGCGGAACGCCGACGTGCCCCACATGCACATCGAACCGCACGCGATGGAGATGGCGGGCCTCTTCGGCGTGCTGACGCGCATCACCGAACCCGACGGCGAGCGTATCTCGCTCACGCAGAAGGCGAAAGCGTACAACGGCGAGATAGACGACGGTGACGACGTGGACGTGAAGAAACTCCGCGAGGAGGGCGAGTCGAAAGCCGACATCGCCGAAGGCATGGAGGGCGTCTCCGCGCGCTTCATCGGCGACGAGATCGCCGAGGCCATCATGGACTCGACGCACCGCGGCCGCGACTACCTCAGCCCGCTCTCCATCTTCACGCACTTCGAGGAGAACCTCGAGAATCACGGCTCCATCCCCGAAGAGAACGTCGAGCGCTACCACCGCTACCTGGAGATGGTCCGCGACGAGTACAAGGAGCGAGCCATCGAGGACGTTCGCCACGCGCTCGCCTACGACCTCGACGAGATCCAGCGCCAGGGCGAGAAGTACATGGACCACGTGATGGCGTACATCGACGACGCCACCGTCCGCGACGAACTCACCGGCCGCGAGCAGGACCCCGACGAGAAGTTCCTCCGCTCGGTCGAGGAGAAACTGGAGATACCCAGCGACCGGAAGGACGACTTCCGTCAGGAAGTGTCGAACTGGGTCTCGCGTCGCGCCCGCGAGGGCACGTCGTTCAACCCGCAGGACAACGACCGACTCCGCCGCGCGCTGGAGCGCAAACTGTGGGAGGACAAGAAACACAACATCAACTTCTCCGCACTGGTGTCGGCCAACGAACTGGACGACGACGAGCGCAACGCGTGGATAGACGCGCTCGAAGAACAGGGCTACTCCCGCGAGGGGGCGCGCGAAGTGCTCGAATTCGCCGGCGCGGAGGTGGCCAAAGCCGAACTTGAGACGTAA
- a CDS encoding YeaH/YhbH family protein encodes MGLRDDLERFREVGEERREDLEEFISYGDLGGSGANNINIPIKVVDLPEFAYDVRDRGGVGQGQGGTPDVGQPVGPPQPGDGDEEGDPGEEGADHEYYQMDPEEFAQELDEQLGLDLEPKGKEVIEEIEGDFTDVTRTGPNSTLDFERLFKEGLKRKLSMDFDEEYVREALKVEGKDAEDVFRWARENNILVSWAWVADAYDDIPEDERDKWSSFEEMEENVEQTTTLQRIRREGLREVPFRREDERYRHPEIIEKKEKNVVVVNIRDVSGSMREKKRELVERTFTPLDWYLTGKYDNAEFVYIAHDAEAWQVEREEFFGIRSGGGTKISSAYELAAAILEEEYPWHEWNRYVFAAGDSENSSNDTTENVVPLMEEIPANLHAYVETQPGGNAINATHAEEVERALGDAGNVVVARVSRPEDVIDAIYDILSTEDDDQ; translated from the coding sequence ATGGGACTGAGAGACGACCTCGAACGGTTCCGCGAAGTGGGCGAGGAGCGAAGAGAGGACCTCGAAGAGTTCATCAGCTACGGCGACCTCGGCGGGTCGGGCGCGAACAATATCAACATCCCCATCAAAGTAGTCGACCTCCCGGAGTTCGCCTACGACGTCCGCGACCGCGGCGGCGTCGGCCAGGGGCAGGGCGGCACGCCCGACGTGGGTCAACCCGTCGGCCCGCCGCAGCCCGGCGACGGTGACGAGGAGGGCGACCCCGGGGAAGAAGGAGCCGACCACGAGTACTACCAGATGGACCCCGAGGAGTTCGCCCAGGAACTCGACGAGCAACTGGGACTGGACCTCGAACCCAAAGGCAAGGAGGTCATCGAGGAGATAGAGGGCGACTTCACGGACGTGACGCGAACCGGTCCGAACAGCACCCTCGACTTCGAGCGTCTGTTCAAGGAAGGGCTGAAGCGCAAACTCTCGATGGACTTCGACGAGGAGTACGTCAGAGAGGCGCTGAAAGTCGAAGGCAAGGACGCCGAGGACGTGTTCCGCTGGGCCAGAGAGAACAACATCCTCGTCTCGTGGGCGTGGGTCGCCGACGCGTACGACGACATCCCCGAAGACGAACGCGACAAGTGGTCGAGTTTCGAGGAGATGGAGGAGAACGTCGAACAGACGACCACGCTCCAGCGCATCCGCCGCGAGGGCCTGCGCGAGGTGCCGTTCCGACGCGAGGACGAGCGCTACCGCCACCCCGAGATAATCGAGAAGAAGGAGAAGAACGTCGTCGTGGTCAACATCCGCGACGTGTCGGGGTCGATGCGCGAGAAGAAGCGCGAACTCGTCGAGCGGACGTTCACGCCGCTAGACTGGTATCTGACCGGGAAGTACGACAACGCCGAGTTCGTCTACATCGCCCACGACGCCGAGGCGTGGCAGGTCGAGCGCGAGGAGTTCTTCGGCATCCGCTCGGGCGGCGGCACCAAAATCTCGTCGGCGTACGAACTCGCCGCGGCGATTCTCGAAGAGGAGTACCCCTGGCACGAGTGGAACCGCTACGTGTTCGCGGCGGGCGACAGCGAGAACTCCTCGAACGACACGACCGAGAACGTCGTGCCGCTGATGGAGGAGATCCCGGCGAATCTGCACGCGTACGTCGAGACCCAACCCGGCGGCAACGCCATCAACGCGACCCACGCCGAGGAGGTCGAGCGGGCGCTCGGCGACGCCGGCAACGTCGTCGTCGCGCGCGTCTCGCGCCCCGAGGACGTGATCGACGCCATCTACGACATCCTGAGCACGGAGGACGACGACCAATGA
- a CDS encoding succinylglutamate desuccinylase/aspartoacylase domain-containing protein, whose amino-acid sequence MRVHQLGEGTPEVAVVAGIHGDEPCGPLAVERLLAEEPTVERPVKFVVANEEALERGVRFIDDDLNRSFPGAADAESHERRLAYDLVNELRDCTVLALHSTQSTPRPFAVVDSVDAVARAVCPHLPVDLLVETAGFAEGRLIDHAHTVEVECGLQGSDEAAENAYDLIRGFLAATGAFPAPESTDRLDAGQSDEVTVFQLADKIPKPPAGEYEVFATNFEPVEAGARFATYDGEELTAEVDFYPVLLSPYGYPDLFGYTAEKAGTLE is encoded by the coding sequence ATGCGAGTTCACCAACTGGGCGAGGGAACGCCCGAGGTCGCCGTCGTCGCCGGAATTCACGGCGACGAACCGTGCGGCCCGCTGGCCGTCGAACGCCTCCTCGCCGAAGAACCGACCGTCGAACGCCCCGTCAAGTTCGTCGTCGCCAACGAGGAGGCGCTCGAACGCGGCGTCCGCTTCATCGACGACGACCTGAACCGCTCGTTTCCGGGTGCCGCCGACGCCGAGAGCCACGAGCGCCGCCTCGCCTACGACCTCGTCAACGAACTCCGCGATTGCACGGTGCTGGCGCTGCACTCCACGCAGTCGACGCCACGACCGTTCGCCGTCGTCGATTCGGTCGACGCCGTTGCGCGCGCCGTCTGTCCGCATCTCCCGGTCGACCTCCTCGTCGAGACCGCCGGCTTCGCGGAGGGGCGACTCATCGACCACGCTCACACCGTCGAAGTCGAGTGCGGCCTGCAGGGGAGCGACGAGGCCGCCGAGAACGCCTACGACCTGATTCGGGGCTTCCTCGCGGCGACGGGGGCGTTCCCGGCCCCCGAGAGCACCGACCGCCTCGACGCGGGGCAGAGCGACGAAGTGACCGTCTTCCAACTGGCCGACAAGATTCCGAAACCGCCCGCCGGCGAGTACGAGGTGTTCGCGACGAACTTCGAACCGGTCGAGGCGGGCGCTCGGTTCGCCACCTACGACGGCGAGGAACTCACCGCCGAAGTCGACTTCTACCCCGTGCTGCTCTCGCCGTACGGCTACCCCGACCTGTTCGGGTACACCGCCGAGAAGGCCGGGACGTTGGAGTGA
- a CDS encoding PrkA family serine protein kinase: MREDYIRAADAELRGAYEEPMSLDAYVDAAFEAPSIASHASKYLLEAIESMGTRTVVEEGEERQRYRFFDDPHNGGEHAILGNTEVLNGFVADLRTIAADRGKSEKILWFDGPTATGKSELKRCLINGLREYSKTPEGRRYTVEWNISTASDTRGLSYGGEESTENEDNWYESPVQVHPLTVFPPDVRKALLTDLNESSGDHIPTVVDEELDPFSREAYSYLEEQYRRNGKADLFSAVADTRHLRVKNYVVDVGRGIGVLHSEDDGSPKERLVGSWMPGMLRELDSRGRKNPQAFSYDGVLSQGNGLLTIVEDATQHSDLLQKLLNVPDEGRVKLDKGIGMDLDTQLLIISNPDLGVELDKFADRNGRDPLKALKRRLDKHEFRYLTNLSLETQLVHRELTNETAVWEDGDYADVEARIREPVSVSVRDEGGVVVERELAPHAVEAAALYSVVTRLDGEDLPSGLTLVDKALLFDRGYLQEGDERQTIDDFEFERDGEEGTHGIPVTYTRDTVADLLQTESERAHADLPVERVVMPDDVLDAMADGLRTAPVFSRGEVAEYESRLAGVKSYIFDQQERDVLDAILAEKHVERETVAEYVEHVYAWAGDEEIETERGPVEADALLMKLFETEHLGRFDDSAYTGNEPSPQVARFRREKVISALNRYAWENRDEEFAVHKVDFTEIPVIRAVLENHEWSDVKRLFEDFDPRQWEDPPANTETARLKEKTIDRLTDAGYSAASAELTSRKVMREVSYRWD, encoded by the coding sequence ATGCGCGAAGATTACATCCGCGCCGCCGACGCCGAGTTGCGCGGTGCGTACGAGGAGCCGATGAGCCTCGACGCGTACGTCGACGCGGCGTTCGAGGCGCCCTCCATCGCCTCGCACGCCTCGAAGTACCTGCTGGAGGCTATCGAGTCGATGGGGACGCGGACCGTCGTCGAGGAGGGCGAAGAGCGCCAGCGCTACCGCTTCTTCGACGACCCGCACAACGGGGGCGAACACGCCATCCTCGGCAACACCGAGGTGCTCAACGGCTTCGTCGCCGACCTCCGAACCATCGCCGCCGACCGCGGCAAGAGCGAGAAGATCCTCTGGTTCGACGGGCCGACGGCGACCGGTAAGTCGGAGCTAAAGCGGTGTCTCATCAACGGACTCCGCGAGTACTCGAAGACGCCCGAGGGACGGCGCTACACCGTCGAGTGGAACATCTCGACGGCCTCCGACACCCGGGGGCTGAGCTACGGTGGTGAAGAGTCGACCGAGAACGAGGACAACTGGTACGAGAGTCCGGTGCAGGTCCACCCGCTGACGGTGTTCCCGCCGGACGTGCGCAAAGCCCTCCTGACGGACCTCAACGAGTCGTCGGGCGACCACATCCCGACGGTCGTCGACGAGGAACTCGACCCGTTTTCGCGGGAGGCGTACTCCTACCTCGAAGAGCAGTACCGCCGCAACGGGAAGGCCGACCTGTTCTCGGCGGTGGCCGACACGCGCCACCTCCGGGTGAAGAACTACGTCGTCGACGTGGGCCGCGGCATCGGCGTACTGCACTCCGAGGACGACGGCAGTCCCAAGGAGCGACTCGTCGGCAGTTGGATGCCGGGGATGCTCCGCGAACTCGACTCGCGGGGTCGAAAGAACCCGCAGGCGTTCAGCTACGACGGCGTGCTCTCGCAGGGCAACGGCCTCCTCACCATCGTCGAGGACGCCACGCAGCACTCTGACCTCCTGCAGAAACTGCTGAACGTCCCCGACGAGGGGCGCGTGAAGCTGGACAAAGGAATCGGGATGGACCTCGACACGCAACTGCTCATCATCTCCAACCCCGACTTGGGCGTCGAACTCGACAAGTTCGCCGATCGGAACGGGCGCGACCCGCTGAAGGCGCTGAAGCGCCGCCTCGACAAACACGAGTTCCGCTATCTCACCAACTTGAGTCTGGAGACGCAACTCGTCCACCGCGAACTGACGAACGAGACGGCGGTGTGGGAGGACGGCGACTACGCGGACGTCGAGGCGCGCATCCGCGAACCGGTGTCGGTGTCGGTACGCGACGAGGGCGGGGTCGTCGTCGAACGCGAACTCGCGCCCCACGCCGTCGAGGCGGCGGCGCTGTACAGCGTCGTCACGCGTCTCGACGGCGAGGACCTCCCGTCGGGACTGACGCTCGTCGACAAGGCGTTGCTGTTCGACCGGGGGTACCTCCAGGAGGGCGACGAGCGACAGACCATCGACGACTTCGAGTTCGAGCGCGACGGCGAGGAGGGAACCCACGGCATTCCCGTGACGTACACCCGCGACACCGTCGCGGACCTGCTGCAGACCGAGAGCGAACGCGCACACGCCGACCTTCCCGTCGAGCGGGTCGTCATGCCCGACGACGTGCTCGACGCGATGGCCGACGGACTCCGCACCGCGCCGGTGTTCTCCCGCGGCGAGGTCGCCGAGTACGAGTCGAGATTGGCGGGCGTCAAGAGTTACATCTTCGACCAGCAGGAACGTGACGTGCTCGACGCTATCCTCGCGGAGAAACACGTCGAACGGGAGACGGTCGCCGAGTACGTCGAACACGTGTACGCGTGGGCGGGCGACGAGGAGATAGAGACCGAACGCGGCCCCGTCGAGGCCGACGCGCTGCTGATGAAGCTGTTCGAGACCGAACACCTCGGCCGGTTCGACGACAGCGCGTACACGGGCAACGAACCGTCGCCGCAGGTGGCGCGGTTCCGCCGCGAGAAGGTCATCTCGGCGTTGAACCGCTACGCGTGGGAGAACCGCGACGAGGAGTTCGCGGTTCACAAGGTCGACTTCACCGAGATTCCGGTCATCCGCGCGGTGCTGGAGAACCACGAGTGGAGCGACGTGAAGCGGCTGTTCGAGGACTTCGACCCCCGCCAGTGGGAGGACCCGCCGGCGAACACCGAGACGGCGCGGCTGAAGGAGAAGACCATCGATCGACTGACCGATGCGGGGTACTCGGCGGCCAGCGCCGAGTTGACCAGCCGAAAAGTGATGCGGGAGGTGAGCTACAGATGGGACTGA
- a CDS encoding DUF5820 family protein, whose translation MSFETLPEGWTVWNDEPGSRAILAYRPDVFDSQQFPAPCMPTVFLSNGSRRRRPGASQIETDTWHVTLLLEPEIEAETTEFDSREAAVDGAVECARRFADGEVDYRSQYQVPREAYFEKLDELTGRGR comes from the coding sequence ATGAGCTTCGAGACTCTCCCCGAGGGGTGGACCGTCTGGAACGACGAACCCGGCAGCCGGGCGATTCTCGCCTATCGGCCAGACGTCTTCGACAGTCAACAGTTCCCCGCTCCGTGCATGCCGACGGTGTTTCTCAGCAACGGCTCTCGGAGGCGGCGGCCGGGAGCCTCGCAGATAGAGACCGACACGTGGCACGTGACGCTCCTGTTAGAGCCCGAAATCGAAGCCGAGACGACCGAGTTCGACTCGCGCGAGGCGGCGGTCGACGGTGCGGTCGAGTGTGCGAGGCGGTTCGCCGACGGCGAGGTGGACTACCGGTCACAGTATCAGGTCCCACGCGAGGCGTACTTCGAGAAACTCGACGAACTCACCGGACGGGGCCGCTGA